A DNA window from Vibrio cidicii contains the following coding sequences:
- a CDS encoding GNAT family N-acetyltransferase produces the protein MRNARKGDIEQATNTEIYTSIKAVKNGAIVGYVAWRQGNYIAQLYVSSKYQNQGVGRGLIAEMLKRSGASSIELKASVNAVGFYERLGFQSVDTEQVKNGIRYVPMLLKL, from the coding sequence ATGCGAAATGCTCGTAAAGGCGATATCGAGCAGGCTACAAATACTGAGATCTACACGTCAATCAAAGCTGTTAAAAACGGTGCAATAGTCGGTTATGTAGCTTGGCGACAAGGCAACTATATTGCACAGTTATATGTAAGCTCAAAGTACCAAAACCAAGGTGTTGGTAGAGGTTTGATAGCCGAAATGCTAAAACGTAGTGGGGCTTCAAGCATTGAATTAAAAGCCTCAGTTAACGCCGTAGGCTTCTATGAACGGCTAGGTTTTCAATCTGTAGATACTGAGCAAGTTAAAAATGGCATTCGCTACGTGCCGATGCTATTAAAACTGTGA
- a CDS encoding GNAT family N-acetyltransferase has product MIKQLDPNEKSVVELSGRCFDELRQVYRPTELAVSNKNRAKREWSCFGFHVDQVLVGVVEAKQVVSELQLSSLAVAPSFRQKGVARKLVDFVVTQFTPINSVSVWCVEQTGNVAVFKALGFKVVQRFDSDFFILSDGSKAVEVQLKQKVTA; this is encoded by the coding sequence ATGATCAAGCAGCTTGATCCAAATGAAAAATCAGTGGTTGAACTGTCAGGGCGTTGCTTCGACGAACTTCGTCAAGTTTACAGACCAACTGAGCTCGCAGTTAGCAATAAAAACAGAGCTAAAAGAGAGTGGAGTTGTTTTGGTTTCCATGTTGATCAGGTTTTGGTTGGAGTAGTTGAAGCTAAACAGGTTGTCTCAGAATTACAGCTTAGCTCGTTAGCAGTTGCCCCAAGTTTTCGCCAAAAAGGTGTAGCTAGAAAGCTCGTCGATTTCGTTGTTACACAGTTTACGCCTATTAACTCAGTCTCGGTTTGGTGTGTTGAGCAAACAGGTAATGTCGCTGTTTTTAAGGCACTTGGCTTTAAGGTGGTTCAACGTTTTGATTCAGACTTCTTCATACTTTCCGACGGTTCAAAAGCGGTAGAAGTTCAGTTAAAACAAAAAGTAACGGCATAA
- a CDS encoding VOC family protein — translation MNQHEKLNYVEFAAKDLESTKAFFSKVFGWEFVDYGSEYAAFSNEGLDGGFFKSERSSRTESGGALLVFYSSDIEATLDKVVKNGGEIIRPIFEFPGGCRFHFVEPSGNEFAVWSEARA, via the coding sequence ATGAACCAGCATGAAAAGCTCAATTATGTAGAGTTTGCAGCGAAAGACTTAGAGTCAACGAAAGCGTTTTTTTCAAAGGTTTTTGGCTGGGAATTTGTTGACTATGGGTCTGAATACGCAGCTTTTTCAAATGAAGGTTTAGATGGTGGTTTTTTCAAGTCTGAGCGTTCTAGTCGGACGGAAAGTGGTGGCGCACTTTTAGTTTTCTATAGTTCAGACATTGAAGCAACATTGGATAAAGTTGTGAAAAATGGCGGTGAAATCATCCGTCCAATTTTTGAATTTCCTGGAGGTTGCCGTTTTCATTTTGTGGAGCCAAGTGGTAATGAATTTGCTGTTTGGTCTGAAGCACGCGCATAA
- a CDS encoding DUF3265 domain-containing protein, producing the protein MFLVKRKSLKLKHNKRFKRDSQRVAFLSCVGFCGYGVMR; encoded by the coding sequence TTGTTTTTGGTAAAACGTAAGTCATTGAAGCTTAAACATAACAAACGGTTCAAGAGGGACAGCCAACGCGTGGCATTTTTATCATGCGTTGGTTTTTGTGGTTACGGTGTTATGCGTTAA
- a CDS encoding Fic family protein — MTAFSDNTWHMKPNIALAKQLAKRDVPALVYDAVNLEGVAMTLPEVQTILDGITVGGHRISDQNMAMNQAKAWEFIFALVDRREFKFTKEIALKIHNIAGQEEALEWGKFRSGYVSITGSEYEPPAPDELDAKWIEVEQQVGNEADIYDQAITAFLQMARAQFFWDVNKRTGRFMMNGILLANGFPIINVQAKRQQEFNTLMLDFYSSNDMTAMNKFLRSCLDEKIIRNFKLDLKIG; from the coding sequence ATGACAGCATTTTCAGATAACACTTGGCATATGAAGCCAAATATAGCTTTGGCTAAGCAGCTTGCTAAAAGAGATGTGCCTGCTCTTGTTTATGATGCGGTAAACCTTGAAGGTGTTGCAATGACTTTGCCTGAGGTACAAACCATCCTTGATGGGATCACTGTAGGTGGTCATCGAATCAGTGATCAAAACATGGCTATGAACCAAGCTAAAGCATGGGAATTTATCTTTGCTTTAGTCGATCGTAGAGAGTTTAAATTTACTAAAGAAATAGCCTTAAAAATTCACAATATCGCCGGGCAAGAAGAGGCATTGGAGTGGGGAAAATTCCGTTCGGGTTATGTCTCTATAACGGGCTCTGAGTATGAACCTCCAGCTCCGGATGAGTTGGATGCAAAGTGGATTGAGGTTGAGCAACAAGTAGGCAATGAGGCTGATATTTACGATCAGGCGATCACTGCATTTTTACAAATGGCTCGAGCCCAATTTTTTTGGGACGTCAATAAGCGTACTGGCCGTTTTATGATGAATGGGATCCTTTTAGCTAATGGTTTTCCGATCATCAATGTTCAAGCAAAGCGCCAACAAGAGTTTAATACGCTGATGCTCGATTTTTACAGCTCCAATGATATGACAGCGATGAATAAGTTTTTGCGAAGCTGTTTGGATGAGAAAATCATCCGTAATTTCAAACTGGATTTGAAAATCGGCTAA
- a CDS encoding DUF3265 domain-containing protein yields MHAAWHFWFAVSFGGESGLRKLGLGGTHPLTRR; encoded by the coding sequence ATTCATGCCGCGTGGCATTTTTGGTTTGCAGTGAGTTTTGGTGGTGAAAGTGGTCTGCGGAAGCTAGGTTTAGGCGGCACTCACCCCTTAACGCGGCGTTAG
- a CDS encoding IS3 family transposase (programmed frameshift) — protein sequence MTNRTRRTFSAEFKLEAAQLVTEHGYSVIEAAKTMNVSKSAMDRWVRQLKQEQRGISPKASPLTPEQIEIRELKKRIANLEEHNEILKKGYCSLDVGLTEQFSMIEKLRKSFSVKTLCHVFSVHRSSYKYWRNRGKQLSPEQVKLHSIVSDMHEASHGSAGARTIADMVTNIEGIPLSRYRASKLMKLLGLVSCQSPKHKYRKAEQEHLEIPNLLGRQFAVTQPNQVWVGDVTYVWVGHRWMYLAVVMDLFARKPIGWAMSLSPDSKLTGKALMMAFESRGRPKGVMFHSDQGSHYTSRYYRQLLWRCQITQSLSRRGNCWDNAPMERFFRSLKSEWVPKAGYRSFAEAQQEIIRYIIGYYSQLRPHQYNGGLTPNESERLYWENSKTVANFS from the exons ATGACAAATCGCACAAGACGAACTTTTAGTGCAGAGTTCAAACTTGAAGCAGCACAATTAGTAACAGAGCATGGCTATTCGGTTATCGAAGCCGCTAAAACAATGAATGTCAGTAAATCAGCAATGGATCGCTGGGTACGACAGCTTAAGCAAGAGCAACGAGGTATATCGCCGAAAGCCTCTCCGCTTACGCCAGAACAAATAGAAATTCGTGAACTCAAGAAGAGAATCGCTAACCTTGAGGAGCACAATGAAATTTTAAAAAAGG GCTACTGCTCTCTTGATGTCGGACTCACTGAACAATTCTCGATGATCGAGAAACTCAGGAAGAGCTTTAGTGTAAAAACCTTATGCCATGTGTTCAGTGTTCATCGTAGTAGCTACAAGTATTGGCGTAACAGAGGCAAACAACTCTCGCCAGAGCAGGTGAAATTGCACTCTATTGTGAGTGACATGCATGAAGCTAGCCACGGCTCAGCAGGTGCACGTACGATTGCTGATATGGTAACCAATATTGAGGGCATACCGCTTAGCCGTTATCGAGCAAGTAAGCTAATGAAATTACTAGGCTTAGTAAGCTGCCAGTCACCTAAACATAAATACAGAAAGGCCGAACAAGAGCATCTTGAGATCCCCAATCTTTTAGGGCGGCAATTTGCTGTGACTCAACCGAATCAGGTTTGGGTTGGTGATGTCACCTATGTATGGGTTGGTCATCGTTGGATGTATTTGGCTGTTGTCATGGATCTGTTTGCACGAAAACCTATTGGTTGGGCAATGTCACTATCACCAGACAGCAAGCTCACTGGAAAAGCATTGATGATGGCCTTTGAATCTAGGGGCAGGCCCAAAGGGGTCATGTTCCACAGTGATCAGGGTAGCCATTATACGAGTCGCTATTATCGTCAGTTACTATGGCGTTGTCAGATTACACAAAGCTTATCAAGACGAGGCAATTGTTGGGATAATGCGCCGATGGAGCGCTTCTTTAGAAGCCTGAAAAGCGAATGGGTTCCCAAAGCGGGTTATCGTAGTTTTGCAGAGGCTCAACAAGAGATCATTCGATACATTATTGGATATTACAGCCAACTTAGGCCACATCAGTATAACGGTGGGTTAACGCCCAATGAATCGGAACGCTTGTATTGGGAAAACTCTAAAACTGTGGCCAATTTTAGTTGA